The sequence TGCCTGGAGTTCGTCGGCGGGCTCGCGGTGGGCGAGGTCGGAGCGGACCCTGGCGAGCAGCGCCGCGCCCGTCGCGTCGGGTTCGCGTCCGGCCTCCATCTCGGGCCACTCCGAGGTGACGGTGTGCCGGGCGTAGGCGTCGATGTGGGTGCGCACCTGCTCGCGGAAGGCCGCCGGGTAGACGTCGAGCCGCTGGTTGATCTCGTAGAGCGACTGCGCCTCGCGCTGCACGGTGTCGTCGGCGGCCTGGCGGGCCTCCCAGACACCGGCGATGGCGAGGCCGAGGACGATGGCGTACACGACGCCCACCATCATCACCATGTACTCCAGGACGTCGGGCGTCTCGGAGGTGTCCTCGTCGGTGACGCGCCGCTGTCTGAGCGCGGCGGCGCCCACGACGAGCGCGCAGACGAGCACGGAGGCGAGGGTGTAGATCAGCCATTGGGGCACAGCGAGCCTCCTGGGGGGCAGGCCGGAGGGAACGGGGGTACGGGTACGGGCCGCGCGGCGCACGGCACGGACCTGGGACGGGGCGCGGGCTCAGCGCCTGCGACGGCCGCCCGGTCGGAGGGCGACGGCGGTGAGCACCGCGGGGAGCATCACGACGAGGGTCGTGGTGGTGACCGGCATCCCCGCGGGCTTCGGGCGCTGGGCGACGGGGCGGTGCGAGCGGGGCTCCCAGCGGAAGCCGGCCGGCACGGGCTGCGGGGCGGGGACCGCCTCGGGCGGCGGCGGTTTCGGCGGCGCGGGGCGCGGACGCGGGCTCGGAGGCGGGACCGGACGCGCGGCGGGCGGCGGCACGACCACGGCGGGCCGGGGCTTCGGGGGTGGCGGCGGCACGGGGCGCGGCGCGGGCGGCGGGGTGGGCGCCGGGGGCTTGGGCGCGGGCTTCGGTGGCTCCGGCGGCTCCGGCGGCTCCGGTGTGGGGGGTGCCGGGGGCGGTGGGGGTGGGGTGGGTGTCGGCTCGGGGGGCGGTGGCGGGGTGGGCCGGGGCGGGTGGTGGTGGCCGTTGATCTCGACCCACGCGTGGTCGGTGCAGACGACGAGGTGTCCCCCGATCGGTCCGCCCTCGATGAGCACCGAGGTCCCGCCGGTGTGACCCGGCAACGGGCAGAACGCTGTGGCCGCCATGACCCCGGCCGTGATCCAGCCAGCCATTCGCCCCCCTCATCCTCCGGCGCTCGCACGCCGGAACGCGAACCGCGCCGGTCCCGAGGCCCCGCGGGGGCGGGAGCGGTTCCGGCGTACGGAGCAACGAACGGAGCGGGGAAGGGACACGCGACACGAAGGAGCGCGGGAGCGGAGGGGGGCGCGGGGAGAGAGCACGCGCGCCCGGCGAGGGGGAGAGCACGCGCGCCCGGCCGGGAGGAGGAGGCGCACCCGGGCCGGTGACGGACACGTCTAATCGGCCCGGGGAGGAGCCGGGGAGGAGCCGGAGAGGAGAAACGCGCACTCCGCCCGGAGACGGACACGCTCACCCGGACGGCGTGAAGAGGGCACGTCCGGCGGGGGACGCTGACACCCGCCGGGCCCAGGGACGGACGCGCGCGCCCGCAAGCCCGCGCCGCCCCCACCCCCTACCGCCCCACAGCCCACCCGCCCCGCGTCGCCCCCGGCCTCACGCCTTGAGGTTCGCCGGGTCCACGATCTCGTCGGCGCCCGGCTTCTCCACCTCGACCTTCTTGCCGTACTCGGTGAAGGTCATGGTGTTGGGTTCGCTGCCCTTCGTCTCGGTGCGCAGGAGGTAGGGCTTCCCGTCGGTGGCGACGTGCAGCCGCAGCTCCTTGCCGCTCTTCTCCTTCTTGAGGGTGAGCGCGTCCTTGCCGTCGACCTCGCTCGTGTCGCCGCGCTCGAGCCCCTGGCGCTCGGACTTGTCCTGGTCCATCGAGGCGAGGAACGCCTTCTTGTCGCAGAAGGCGGCGTCGGCGCTGTCGGCGGGGGCCTTGACCCACTTGCCCGCGAGCTTGTCGGCGAGCTGGGCTCCCTGGCTGCCCGTGCCGCCGCCCGCGCGCGCCGAGTTGGTCCAGAACTTCTTGTCGCCCTTGATGAGGAGGTCACCGCCGTCGCGGAGCAGTTCGGCCGTGGCCCCGTCGCCGCTGACCGTGCCCGTACAGGCGCCCTTGTCGTCGACGCGCACGTCGATCTTGACGACGTTGCCGCCCTTGACGTGCGAGGTGCCCTTGAGGTGGACGGAGGGGGCCTTGTCGGTGGCGGCCACGGCCTTCGCCGCGATGTCGTCGGGCTTCTGGCCCTTGAACGCCTCGTCCGAGTCGTCGGAGTCGCCGCACGCCGACAGCGCGAGCGCCCCCGCGCACAGCATCCCGAGGGCCGCCGCAGTGGTCCGCGTCCGCCTCGTCGTCATGGTCCCGCCCTTCCGCCGGTCGGCGACCGGCCGCCTGGTGACGTCCCGTCAAGGCGACGGGACTCGGCCCGAGTACCCGCGAAAACGCTTCCTTCACAAGAAGGGCACAGAAAAGTCGACGCGGGGGGGGCCGCGGGCACGCCCCTGACTCACTCGCGCTTGGCGGCGACCGGTACGTACCGCCAGAAGGCGGGGACGACGAAGGCGAGGAGGACGACGGCCACCACGACGAGGAGCCCGCCGCCCACCGTCGCGCCGCGCGCGCCGACCGCCTCGCCCACGGTGCCGTGGAGCAGGTCGGCGAGGCGCGGGCCGCCCGCGACGACGACGGTGAAGACGCCCTGCATCCGGCCGCGCATCTCGTCGGTGGCCTCCGACTGGAGGATGACGCCGCGGAAGACCATCGAGATCATGTCGGCGGCCCCGGCGAGGGCGAGCATGAGCGCGGCGAGCCACAGGGAGTGCGCGAGGCCGAGCCCCGCGACGGCGAGGCCCCAGGCGGC comes from Streptomyces sp. Tu6071 and encodes:
- a CDS encoding DUF4239 domain-containing protein: MPQWLIYTLASVLVCALVVGAAALRQRRVTDEDTSETPDVLEYMVMMVGVVYAIVLGLAIAGVWEARQAADDTVQREAQSLYEINQRLDVYPAAFREQVRTHIDAYARHTVTSEWPEMEAGREPDATGAALLARVRSDLAHREPADELQAQAYQPLLDQVAAADDARHQRIESAGSTLPGTVWFGLIAGGVVTLGLLYTLQIRRTTREVVLATTFSALVVFLLFLVWSFDAPFGRDGLDSAQPLLELYAAGG